In Raphanus sativus cultivar WK10039 unplaced genomic scaffold, ASM80110v3 Scaffold0546, whole genome shotgun sequence, the genomic stretch AATAATAATCTCTCTCTGCCTTATTCAACAATGTTGTGTGTGTGTTCTTCACGATTCAATCGTAAACCATCATTACATCTTCTggaaatttttgatatttgttataGGTTGTTGTTGGAGAGGAGAAAGGTTCGGTGAGATTGGCTACACTAAACCGCCCTCGTCAGCTAAATGTCATCTCTTCTCAAGtggtacatatatatatatatatattaagaagtTAGATCAAAACTTGATAAAATATCAATATGAGACGCCTAATGGGAATTCTTTGTGACTGACTCAGGTCCTCAACCTTGCAGAATATCTTGAAACCTGGGAGAAGGATGACAAAACAAAGCTTATATTGATCAAGGTTTGATTTGTTTATCCTTGGGTCTgataatgatttttgttaaaacttaCAGACACTATGACTTGTTTCTGAACATGTAGCCTATATTTGCAGGGTGCAGGGAGAGCTTTCTCAGCCGGCGGTGATCTAAAGATGTTTTATGACGCCCGTGAATCAAGTAAGAGGCCTAGAGAAAACACACTGTTATCATCACTTCATCCTTAGAGAGTTTGTCATAACTTTGATGATGATACAGAGGATTCTTGCCTTGAGGTTGTTTACCGAATGTACTGGCTTTGCTACCATATCCACACATACAAGAAGACACAGGTGGAGttcacttaatttttttttttttgtatgaaatTCTTCTCCTGAGGAGTATTAACTAACCAAATAGAGTTGTGTATAGGTTTCTCTTGTAAATGGGATATCGATGGGTGGAGGTGCATCATTGATGGTCCCAATGAAGTTCTCTGTTGTGACAGAGAAAACTGtaagtttatgatttttagtCTGCTTCATGTATAATCTGATTCAACTATTTTCTGTTATTTGATTAGGTTTTTGCAACTCCAGAAGCAAGCATTGGGTTTCACACCGATTGTGGGTTCTCTTACATTCATTCACGTCTTCCTGGTCATCTAGGTAACTTCTATAACcactaaactatttttttttataagttccAACTTATACGTTAGCTAATCTCTGATGTAACATTTGCAGGAGAATTCTTGGCTTTAACTGGGGCAAGATTGAATGGCAAAGAACTTGTAGCAATTGGCATGGCAACACATTTTGTTCCTTCTGCtgtgagtgttttttttttttgaatgctTTCCTTAAAAAATATCATGTGACCTCTCTTGCTTGAGATGCCTTCCTAGTTTCCTACTCTTATAAACATCATCTGCAACCTTAGTAATAATGTTTTGAAACCTGTGATGAGTGGAAGGCTTTATGTTTATCTTTTCTCAATTTCAGAAACTGGCTGATCTGGAGGCAGGGCTTGTGGGTTTAGACTCTGGAGACATGGATGTAGTTCGGTCCACAATTGAAGAGTTCGCCGAGAAAGTAGACCTCGACAAAAACAGCATCCTTAACAAGTAaaaccttcttttttttcaatattcATGTGTTATGTAATCACATGGACGTTGCTAACTTTGAGGTTATGGCTGATGTGCAGGCAGTCGATAATTGATGAGTGTTTCTCAAAAGAAAGTGTGAAGCAGATCATACAAGCATTTGTAAGTAGCATCTGATTTCCCCTTGAACATGAGTCATTCCCTGGACTATTCAGCAGgtattgaatatatatatatttatatatatatatatttgtggtCCTCTTACAGGAAGCTGAAGGGAGCAAAGAGGGAAATGAGTGGATAACTCCAATCATCAAAGGTCTCAAACGTTCATCTCCCACAGGGTTGAAAATAACCCTAAGATCGGTAAGTATTTACTTGTTACAtgattttactctttttatcattttctcCTTGTGTATAAACTCTCTCTTGAAAATATTATGGGTCTTCTTTTATATTTGAGACTTGCTGTTTTTGTTACAGATTCGTGAAGGTAGGAAACAAACACTGAGTGAGTGCCTCAAGAAGGAGTTTAGAATCACTGTGAATATTTTGAGGAGCATCATATCACCTGACGTGTATGAGGTAAAGagcatatatttcaaaaaatgtgacaatttttttggtttgcttTTCAAGAAGACAGTAACAAGCATCATGTATGTTTATCTCTGATTGTGTAATAACGTTGCAGGGTATAAGAGCTCTGACCATAGACAAAGACAATTCTCCCAAGGTATGTTTTTACACTCTTAGAACTGAGATCAGCAATCTAACATACATACTAAGCAAACTTATATGGTTGGGTTTGGTGCAGTGGAATCCAGCGACGTTGGATGAGGTAGCTGAGGAGAAGATCAACTTGGTGTTTGAGCCCATGGAGGGTGATATTGAGCTTCTTATCCCTGAAACCGAAGCAAACAGGTCTGTGTTATATCTTTTGGGCTAATATAAACTTTCTTGCATTAAGATCTTCCTAAGAAACAATCCTTTTAATGTGTGCTTAAATATTTTGACCATTTGATGGCATTGATAGGTGGGAAGGCAAATACGAGACTTCAGGTTGTGCCTGAGAGAGTACGATagtagaagagaagagatgataCTGTATGTTGTTTTCGTTCAACTGCCAAGACTTTATGCAAAACTCCGAAACTCCACCTAGTATTTACTGTATTATTTACATAATGTGTTGTTGTCCATGCAGTGATGGTTTAATAAGGGTTGTTATGTCTGaacaaatttatgttttcatggTTGTTATTAGTGTCTAAAATACATATGATCATACTAAAGTATTAGTGTCTAAAATACATATGATCATACTAAAGACTAAGCTCGAATATCTAAACCCCCAAACGTCTAAATCTGAAAATGgtctaaaatacataattatcaCTATGCAAATTATCAGTTGTGATCAAGTTGATGGTTATTACTATCTCTGATTGAGAAATCAGTTTGGTATTTTTGGACATGAGATCTTGGCTTTTTTTTGCCTTAACTCTCATTCAGATAGGTGGCGGATAACGTTTATAGCAAAAAGACAGGCTTTACTGGATCGAATATGATCGGTTGCTTACTACTTTATATGGATCAAATCTGAACAATCTCGAGTACCAATAGAATTACAAAAGCAAAAGAGTGgggaaattttatttaaactctTCAAAATGGCTTGTGTTCTTCTCATCTCTTTTGAAGGCAAGGAAACATCAAAATTTCTCAAGTGTTATAGGGTTTTCTCAAGGAAGGTCCACATACAATGATGTCCCAATATAAACGAGTTACCTGAGAACGGTGTAAGGGCCAACACACAAAAATAATGCTTAGGGACCATTTTCTTGATCATCCGTCTCATCGAGTATCACATATTTTCCAGTTTGACTTGGAGCTTGTAGCTGCTTCTCATCTTCTGTTTTGTGCCCCTTTTGTAGTTTCTCATATCTGATAAGACATCATACATATATACCATTTTCTCAATATTAATACTATTCATTTATATCAACAGATTAGATGTTTGATTACAGAAGTTCTTCAAAGTTTCTTACTccagaagaaggagaagaagagttacTTACTTGTACCAGTTGAACAAACTGACACCAACCATGATGATCATCAGACCAAAACCTTTTAGCCATGTAAATTCGTCATGGAAGTAAAACACTGCAACCTGTACcagtagaaaaaaaaacaatgaggATCTTACATTGCAATTTGATGCAGCATTCATCAAATATTCAACAGTAGACACCAATACAACAGAAACTAGAGTTCTCTATCATTGGTCCCCCTTTTGTAAACAAGTATTATTGACCTATAACAATATCACAAAGCCCGAAATAAACTCATAAGATATGAGTTCATTTGACAGATATAAATACTAGGTGATCATCACAGCATGGTTTCAGTCAGATACAGTTCGGACTTTGTTGCTTAAGATTATATCCAGTTCAGCTTCACCAGTTAAGAGCATCCCTACGAATAAAAACTCACTGTTGCCTAAtcttataaatacatatttggGAAGTACGGAAATGGTAGAGGTTATTATCACATCCGGAACATACTAACAAGCATAATCagaaaaaggtaaaaatgtAGTAAATACCACTATGGTGACAGCCTCTTTAACGACCCCCGCTATTGTGACGGTTACAGCACTAGTAACCGAAACAAGAATATACTCAGTTAAAAcctgaaacaaaatactaactAGTGAGCAAAAGCTAACGTGTTCATTCATAAATAACTATAAGTTGTTAGGAAATGCTTACCATGCAAAAAGCCAATGCTCCACCAAAAAGCATCAAGAAACAAGTTCGAGTAAAATGCGCTCCATTATCAAAGTATATGTTTTCTCTAAATTCACTCCATGGATCCagaaggagagaaagaagacCAGTCACTATAGCCATCACTGGTGCCACGTAACTCATAAATGTGAAGGGATTTTTCAGGCCTAGATAAAGAGAAGAAGTATAGATTAATTCATGAATTGTGACTTTTAAGAACTTAACAACGAAGACAAGAAAACACTAAGAGCAGAACTCACCATAGGTTTCTTTCTATACATCATGTTGTCATCAGGATGCaccaaaaaaattggaaaacaaCAACCAAGTGTTAATACAGAAA encodes the following:
- the LOC108820593 gene encoding 3-hydroxyisobutyryl-CoA hydrolase-like protein 5 isoform X1; this encodes MFGFRLHCLPTPIFASPPLSRSFNFMVFIDQIHKMAQEGRNIMDEQVVVGEEKGSVRLATLNRPRQLNVISSQVVLNLAEYLETWEKDDKTKLILIKGAGRAFSAGGDLKMFYDARESKDSCLEVVYRMYWLCYHIHTYKKTQVSLVNGISMGGGASLMVPMKFSVVTEKTVFATPEASIGFHTDCGFSYIHSRLPGHLGEFLALTGARLNGKELVAIGMATHFVPSAKLADLEAGLVGLDSGDMDVVRSTIEEFAEKVDLDKNSILNKQSIIDECFSKESVKQIIQAFEAEGSKEGNEWITPIIKGLKRSSPTGLKITLRSIREGRKQTLSECLKKEFRITVNILRSIISPDVYEGIRALTIDKDNSPKWNPATLDEVAEEKINLVFEPMEGDIELLIPETEANRWEGKYETSGCA
- the LOC108820593 gene encoding 3-hydroxyisobutyryl-CoA hydrolase-like protein 5 isoform X2, producing MAQEGRNIMDEQVVVGEEKGSVRLATLNRPRQLNVISSQVVLNLAEYLETWEKDDKTKLILIKGAGRAFSAGGDLKMFYDARESKDSCLEVVYRMYWLCYHIHTYKKTQVSLVNGISMGGGASLMVPMKFSVVTEKTVFATPEASIGFHTDCGFSYIHSRLPGHLGEFLALTGARLNGKELVAIGMATHFVPSAKLADLEAGLVGLDSGDMDVVRSTIEEFAEKVDLDKNSILNKQSIIDECFSKESVKQIIQAFEAEGSKEGNEWITPIIKGLKRSSPTGLKITLRSIREGRKQTLSECLKKEFRITVNILRSIISPDVYEGIRALTIDKDNSPKWNPATLDEVAEEKINLVFEPMEGDIELLIPETEANRWEGKYETSGCA